The Pecten maximus chromosome 11, xPecMax1.1, whole genome shotgun sequence genome has a segment encoding these proteins:
- the LOC117337411 gene encoding sodium-dependent phosphate transport protein 2B-like isoform X1, producing the protein MTGSTQKGKQIISIILKILIVFGFLYLFICALGFLGNAFKLLGGKTAGKAFRENDLLSNPVAGLMIGVLATVLLQSSSTTTSIIVTMVGSGIIPTMTAIPMVMGANIGTSVTNTLVALAQFGNREEFRRSFAGATVHDMFNWMTVIILLPLEVATHYLYRLTGVIINSLDLSKSSGKKRDILKAITKPFTNLVVKVNSKVIKEIAVEKAGAEEKSVLKRWCKTLRVEVNTSTDHGPYPRNTKLGKTLREKKADFNQTQNVSEMVVKFETVNLERCDNLLALTDLDDSAAGALLMVISFGLIIVSLIVIVKLLNSMLKGSVAKVVKKSINSNFPGKFSFLTGYVAIMIGTGMTMIIQSSSVFTSILTPLVGVEVVSLDRMFPLTVGANIGTTITTIMASLSLPAEQIPHSLQVGLCHLFFNVSGAVLFYPVPLMRKIPIGLAKILGNVTSRYRWFSFFYIVVAFFLVPGTVLGLSLAGTIVLLAVGIPLLTAIIIIILINVLQRKTNNCLPRILQNWDFLPEPLHSLDPLDRVITKITWVCMCCRRKDESIYAEENSLQGKSNRGFEITEEHL; encoded by the exons ATGACAGGTAGTACACAGAAAGGTAAACAGATCATCAGTATCATTTTAAAGATACTAATCGTCTTCGGCTTCCTATACCTGTTCATCTGTGCACTAGGATTTCTAGGAAATGCCTTTAAACTACTGGGGG GGAAGACTGCTGGAAAGGCATTCCGTGAGAATGACCTCCTGTCCAACCCCGTGGCTGGTCTCATGATAGGTGTCCTAGCTACTGTACTGCTTCAGAGTTCCTCAACCACCACCTCCATCATCGTCACCATGGTTGGATCCGGAA TTATTCCAACTATGACTGCCATCCCCATGGTGATGGGAGCCAATATCGGTACCTCTGTTACAAACACACTTGTTGCTCTGGCACAATTTGGGAATCGCGAGGAGTTCCGAAGGTCATTTGCTGGTGCAACAGTCCATGACATGTTCAATTGGATGACAGTTATTATACTACTACCGTTAGAGGTCGCCACCCATTATCTCTACAGGCTCACTGGCGTCATCATCAACAGTCTGGACCTTTCTAAATCTTCTGGAAAGAAACGTGACATCCTGAAAGCTATTACAAAGCCCTTCACAAACCTCGTTGTAAAG GTAAATAGCAAAGTCATTAAGGAAATTGCCGTGGAGAAGGCTGGGGCGGAGGAAAAGAGTGTCCTCAAGCGGTGGTGTAAGACACTGAGGGTTGAAGTTAATACATCAACAGACCATGGTCCCTACCCCAGAAATACAAAACTGGGTAAAACACTACGTG AGAAAAAagctgattttaatcaaacCCAAAACGTATCAGAAATGGTGGTCAAATTTGAAACAGTCAATTTGGAAAGAT GTGATAATCTGTTAGCCCTGACAGACCTGGACGACAGCGCCGCTGGTGCCCTCCTCATGGTGATATCCTTTGGCCTTATCATCGTCTCCCTCATCGTCATCGTCAAACTCCTCAACTCCATGTTAAAGGGCTCAGTGGCAAAGGTGGTGAAGAAAAGCATCAACTCGAACTTTCCAGGGAAATTTTCCTTCCTTACTGGTTACGTGGCGATCATGATAGGAACAg GTATGACAATGATAATTCAGAGCAGTTCCGTTTTCACCTCAATCCTCACACCACTTGTCGGTGTGGAGGTAGTCTCGCTGGACCGGATGTTTCCACTGACGGTTGGGGCAAATATTGGCACAACTATAACAACAATCATGGCATCACTGTCCCTTCCCGCCGAACAGATCCCACACTCCCTCCAGGTCGGACTCTGTCACCTGTTCTTCAATGTCTCCGGAGCTGTCCTATTTTATCCTGTCCCGTTGATGAGGAAGATTCCGATCGGTTTGGCAAAGATACTTGGCAATGTGACGTCACGATACCGCTGGTTCTCTTTCTTTTATATAGTTGTGGCGTTCTTTCTCGTGCCCGGTACTGTATTGGGGCTGTCCCTGGCAGGAACCATCGTCCTTCTGGCTGTCGGAATTCCCCTTCTTACAGCTATCATTATCATAATTCTTATCAATGTCCTTCAGAGAAAAACGAACAATTGTTTACCCAGAATTCTACAAAATTGGGACTTCCTGCCAGAACCATTGCACTCCCTGGATCCACTAGACAGGGTTATAACTAAGATTACATGGGTGTGCATGTGTTGTAGGAGAAAGGACGAATCCATTTACGCCGAGGAGAACAGCCTCCAAGGGAAATCAAACAGAGGATTTGAAATAACCGAAGAACATCTATGA
- the LOC117337411 gene encoding sodium-dependent phosphate transport protein 2B-like isoform X2: MTGSTQKGKQIISIILKILIVFGFLYLFICALGFLGNAFKLLGGKTAGKAFRENDLLSNPVAGLMIGVLATVLLQSSSTTTSIIVTMVGSGIIPTMTAIPMVMGANIGTSVTNTLVALAQFGNREEFRRSFAGATVHDMFNWMTVIILLPLEVATHYLYRLTGVIINSLDLSKSSGKKRDILKAITKPFTNLVVKVNSKVIKEIAVEKAGAEEKSVLKRWCKTLRVEVNTSTDHGPYPRNTKLEKKADFNQTQNVSEMVVKFETVNLERCDNLLALTDLDDSAAGALLMVISFGLIIVSLIVIVKLLNSMLKGSVAKVVKKSINSNFPGKFSFLTGYVAIMIGTGMTMIIQSSSVFTSILTPLVGVEVVSLDRMFPLTVGANIGTTITTIMASLSLPAEQIPHSLQVGLCHLFFNVSGAVLFYPVPLMRKIPIGLAKILGNVTSRYRWFSFFYIVVAFFLVPGTVLGLSLAGTIVLLAVGIPLLTAIIIIILINVLQRKTNNCLPRILQNWDFLPEPLHSLDPLDRVITKITWVCMCCRRKDESIYAEENSLQGKSNRGFEITEEHL; this comes from the exons ATGACAGGTAGTACACAGAAAGGTAAACAGATCATCAGTATCATTTTAAAGATACTAATCGTCTTCGGCTTCCTATACCTGTTCATCTGTGCACTAGGATTTCTAGGAAATGCCTTTAAACTACTGGGGG GGAAGACTGCTGGAAAGGCATTCCGTGAGAATGACCTCCTGTCCAACCCCGTGGCTGGTCTCATGATAGGTGTCCTAGCTACTGTACTGCTTCAGAGTTCCTCAACCACCACCTCCATCATCGTCACCATGGTTGGATCCGGAA TTATTCCAACTATGACTGCCATCCCCATGGTGATGGGAGCCAATATCGGTACCTCTGTTACAAACACACTTGTTGCTCTGGCACAATTTGGGAATCGCGAGGAGTTCCGAAGGTCATTTGCTGGTGCAACAGTCCATGACATGTTCAATTGGATGACAGTTATTATACTACTACCGTTAGAGGTCGCCACCCATTATCTCTACAGGCTCACTGGCGTCATCATCAACAGTCTGGACCTTTCTAAATCTTCTGGAAAGAAACGTGACATCCTGAAAGCTATTACAAAGCCCTTCACAAACCTCGTTGTAAAG GTAAATAGCAAAGTCATTAAGGAAATTGCCGTGGAGAAGGCTGGGGCGGAGGAAAAGAGTGTCCTCAAGCGGTGGTGTAAGACACTGAGGGTTGAAGTTAATACATCAACAGACCATGGTCCCTACCCCAGAAATACAAAACTGG AGAAAAAagctgattttaatcaaacCCAAAACGTATCAGAAATGGTGGTCAAATTTGAAACAGTCAATTTGGAAAGAT GTGATAATCTGTTAGCCCTGACAGACCTGGACGACAGCGCCGCTGGTGCCCTCCTCATGGTGATATCCTTTGGCCTTATCATCGTCTCCCTCATCGTCATCGTCAAACTCCTCAACTCCATGTTAAAGGGCTCAGTGGCAAAGGTGGTGAAGAAAAGCATCAACTCGAACTTTCCAGGGAAATTTTCCTTCCTTACTGGTTACGTGGCGATCATGATAGGAACAg GTATGACAATGATAATTCAGAGCAGTTCCGTTTTCACCTCAATCCTCACACCACTTGTCGGTGTGGAGGTAGTCTCGCTGGACCGGATGTTTCCACTGACGGTTGGGGCAAATATTGGCACAACTATAACAACAATCATGGCATCACTGTCCCTTCCCGCCGAACAGATCCCACACTCCCTCCAGGTCGGACTCTGTCACCTGTTCTTCAATGTCTCCGGAGCTGTCCTATTTTATCCTGTCCCGTTGATGAGGAAGATTCCGATCGGTTTGGCAAAGATACTTGGCAATGTGACGTCACGATACCGCTGGTTCTCTTTCTTTTATATAGTTGTGGCGTTCTTTCTCGTGCCCGGTACTGTATTGGGGCTGTCCCTGGCAGGAACCATCGTCCTTCTGGCTGTCGGAATTCCCCTTCTTACAGCTATCATTATCATAATTCTTATCAATGTCCTTCAGAGAAAAACGAACAATTGTTTACCCAGAATTCTACAAAATTGGGACTTCCTGCCAGAACCATTGCACTCCCTGGATCCACTAGACAGGGTTATAACTAAGATTACATGGGTGTGCATGTGTTGTAGGAGAAAGGACGAATCCATTTACGCCGAGGAGAACAGCCTCCAAGGGAAATCAAACAGAGGATTTGAAATAACCGAAGAACATCTATGA